The nucleotide sequence CATTGAAGTGCCTGTTGTAATTAATGATGATGTTAATTATTATGAAAATGATATAAATAAATCAGAAATAAAATATGAAACTAAACTTAACGATATAGATCCTTGGGCTCTTTCACAGGATACAGCCATAGGTAGCTTAGTTGTTACTCAGAGAAATGCCTTGGCAACAAAAGAAATTGCTCTATATCCAACAATTTCAGCCAGTGACCTAAGAGCAGCCAATACAGGCTTTTACATTGGCGTTGTTGTTGGTGCTATAGGTATTATAGCCCTGTTAATACTTCTTATTTCTGTAATAAGAAGAGGTTCCAGAAGAAGACGTTCCTATTAGGAGTACTAAGAGCAGCTTGTTACTATGCAGGCTGCTCTTTATTACATTTTTACTTTTATAGTCCGTACTTTTCAAGTATCTCCATTTTAAACTGACCATTTTCATAGAATAATTCGCCATCGGCATAGATTTTGCCGCCATTTCTCATATCACAAATCATATCCCAGTGTAAAGAAGACTTATTTGTTCCACCGGCTTCAGGCATAGAATCACCGATTGCCATGTGGATTGTACCACCTATTTTTTCATCGAATAGGATATTCTTTGTACATTCTTTTATTCCATAGTTAGTTCCAATAGCCATTTCTCCGAAGTAGCATGAACCTTCATCTGTAGCAAGCAGTGATTTTAGTAGTTCTTCTCCAGCCTTTGCTTCAGCCTTTACAACTTTTCCATTTTCAACTTCCAGTCTTATACCTTCAACTTCCTGCCCCATATATATTGATGGGAAGGAAAAAGTTATATATCCGTTTATGGACTCGTGTACAGGTGATGTAAAGATTTCTCCGTCCGGGAAGTTAACTCTGCCATCGCAGTTGATCCACTTTCTGCCCTCAATTTTCACCTTAATGTCTGTTCCTTCAGAAATTATATGTAATTCCTTCTTAGTGTTTAGATAGTTAACCCATCTATCCTGTTCAGCACTTATTCTCATCCATTCTGCCACTGGATCCTCAGAATCAAGAAGTCCTGCACCGTATACAAAATCTTCATAATCACTTAAGCTCATAGAAGCTTCCTGAGCCTCAGACTGTGTTGGGAACTGCGTGCCGCACCAACGAAGAGAACCGTCCCCCATTCTTTCTGAATAGATCTTTCTCCAGCTGGTAGCCCCTTGAAGATTGGCCTTCATTTTCTCACCGGGTATATTTGTAAAGGATCTTGTGTTTCTACCACCCCAAGCTGTTAGCCAAACATCAGCCTTAGCCAGTACATTTTTCAGAATAAATTTTTCTTCTCTTAATTGCTCTTCACTGCTGTACTTCAATACTGTTTCATCAATCTGTTCTGAAGTCAATCTATATTCAGCGTGGCCTCCAGCCTTAACAACCTCTTTTATAACTTCCTTTGCCCATGGTAGTGCCACTTCGTCACACTGTACAAAAACAAATTCTCCAGGCTGTACTTTTGTAGAATAGTTCACTAATAATTTTGCTAACTTGCTTAATCTTGGATCTGTCATCTAATTTTCCCCTTTTCTTTTAATTTCTATCTATATGAATAGCTTAGTTTTATTATATAATAATCTTAATTAAAATAATATATTTATTAAATTATTTTGCAAAAGAAGGTATAGTATGAAAAGATTGTTCATTATCGTAAAAGGTATTGTCCAAGGAGTTGGTTTCAGACCCTTTATCTATAATGCTGCCCTAAAATATAATTTAACGGGCTGGGTTAATAATAATTCCGAGGGTGTTTATATTGACGTTGAAGGTTGCTCTGATGATATCAGTAGCTTTTTGAACGAGCTAAAGTTTAATGCTCCTCCTCTGTCAAAGATAGATCAAATTATTACCGAAGAGCGGCCTATACAAAATTATACTTTCTTTTCTATCGAGGAAAGTGAAAGAAAGGAAAACAGCATCACTCTGATATCTCCGGACATTGCAACCTGTAAAGACTGTCTGGAGGATATAGATGATATTGATGGGCGCCGCTACCAATATCCTTTTACCAACTGTACCAACTGTGGCCCTCGTTTTTCTATAATTAAAGCTATACCCTATGATAGAGACAAGACTACCATGAAGAAGTTTACTATGTGTAAAGAATGTAATACAGAATACAAGGACCCCAGAGACAGAAGGTTCCATGCTCAGCCCAATGCCTGTGACAGCTGCGGGCCTCACCTATATATAATAGATAATTTCAATAATATTATTGATATTTCTCATGAGGCTGAAAATAATTCCGAATATGCAAAAATCTGCTGGACTGCAGATAGGCTAAAAGAAGGTTATATTTGGGCTATAAAAGGTTTAACAGGTTTTCACCTTTGTTGTAATGCTAAAAATGACGAGGCAGTAAAATTGCTGCGTCAAAGAAAACAGCGTCCCCACAAGCCCTTTGCCGTAATGATGAGAGACATAGCTACAGTTAAAGAATACTGCCATGTCAGTGCTGAAGAGGAAACCTTACTTACCGGTATCCGCAAACCAATTGTCCTGTTAAAATTAAAAGAAACTGTAAATGGCGAGAAATCCTTATCCCCATCTCTTGCTCCCGGCCAGAATACCTTAGGAGTGATGCTGCCCTATACCCCTTTACATCACCTGCTTTTTAAGGCTGGGGTAGAAGTATTGATTATGACCAGTGCTAATATACACGGCCTGCCTTTGGAATATAAAAACGAAGAGGCTTATAATCATCTTAAGGGTATAGCAGATTACTTTCTTTTTCATGACAGGGATATTCATATTCCGGTGGACGATTCCGTTGCAAGGATAGTTAGCGGTAAGGAGCGGCTAATCCGACGTGCCCGGGGCTATGCACCGGAGCCAATGGTATATGAAGAAACTCTGCCTATATTGGCCTGTGGTTCAAATATGAAAAATACTTTTTGCATATCCAAGAATAACTTTTTATTCCTGAGCCAGCATAACGGTGACTTAGAAAATCTGGAAACCTATAATCATTATGTTAATAATATTGAGCACTTTAAAAATATATTTCTCTTTAAGCCGGAATATATTGCGGCAGATTTGCACCCAGAGTACTATTCTACAAAGTATGCACAAAGTACCGACCTTAAGATGGTTCAAGTGCAGCATCATCATGCCCATATAGTAAGCTGCTTAGCAGAAAATAAGGTTACCGATACTGTAATCGGAGTTGCCTTTGACGGAACCGGTTATGGCACTGACGGCAGTATTTGGGGCGGAGAGTTCTTGATATGTGATTTAAAAAGCTTTACCCGGGCTGGGCACCTAAAGCAAGTTTCGATGCCCGGTGGAGATAAAGCAATATTGGAACCTTGGAGAATGGCTGTGTCCTATCTTTATGAATATAGTGATTTAGCTCCTGATGAAATGGCAAATTACTTTGTGCCGGAATCTTGCGAAATCGGCCAAGGAAAAACTTTATTAAAGACCTTGGAGAAAAATATAAATTGTGTCTCGACCTCCAGTATGGGAAGGTTCTTTGATGCAGTGTCTGCAATATTAAAGCAGTGTACAAAAATTAGTTATGAAGGACAGGCTTCTATGGAGCTTGAGGCGCTAATCCCGCAACACTCTGTTAAGGATTTATACCCATATGATATAGAAGCTTCTGATACAATCATTTTTAATCCTAAAAAGATTATTAATGGAATCTTGTTGGACATAGAAGACAAAGTGTCCTCGACTATTATATCTGTTAAATTCCATAATTCAATCATTAACGCCACTGTAGAAATTTGTGATAAAATTAGAGATAGGTTTAACATTAATACGGTTGCACTAAGTGGTGGAGTATTTCAAAATGCCTATTTACTTGAAAATGTTATACATGGACTTGAAGCTGGAGGCTTTACTGTTTACTCCCACAGCCTGATCCCCTCCAATGACGGCGGGGTTTCGCTGGGACAACTTATTGCTGCCAATGAATTAATCAAGGGAGGACTTTAAATGAAAAAGCCAGTATTATTAATTTTGTTTATTCTATAGAAAAGTTTATGAATGTAGGTTCCACGGCGGCTCTATTAAATAAGTAGCCGCCTTTTAATATGAATACTACATATACCTACTAAAATTACTGCAGCAACAAAAAATGATGCTCCTATTCCAATAAAAGTATTCCTTTGGTATAGCGCTCTGCATTATTGTGTTTGAATAAATACCTTGGATATTTTGTACCAATCCTAGAATTACTAAGATGATGAATGTTATTATAAAGCTTCGAGAATAACCAAAGAATTAATATTGTTTTTACATTAGAATATTTTGAAAGGACTTTATAACCTTGTAGGCCACTTTTCATAAGGCCAATTCTGGTTTTAACGTTCGCCGGTTTATTATAGCCATACTTTATGAATCCAAAACTGATACCCGCTACTAAAAAAAGTGGCTTTCGCCACGCCCCCTTTGGGGAATAATTTATATAAAACGTTTCCACTTTAGGGGCATATGCGTCAGCATACTCCTAAAACTTTTTTTAAAACTCGTAAGTTATCCCGTGTACACCCTCGTATTTTGCGGGTCTCATTATTCCTCCGCAAGGCTCACAGCTAAATGTTGGTGGCTCATTAATATCTCCATCATCAACTATATCAAAATATTGTACAATATTTTCAGGAATAAGTTCCTCAGTTCCACAGTTTGTACATATATACAAGATTCCATCGTTAACTTTATTTTGCTTTTTCTCTTTTCGCTTTGCTGCTTTTAACTTGGCCCTTTGTTTATCTTTAACCGTTTTTTCTTTGCCATTGTACTTCCTCCCTTATTGGTTTTGGCTTTCATTTTTAACTCATCTAATAAAAGTTTTTGCCATCTTTTTCTTAGAGATTCATATATGATAATGAAGTTATAATTGAGAAATATATAGAAGGTACGGAAATAACCTGCAGCATGCTGGATGATAAACTGCTGCCTGTACTTGTTATAAAGCCTAAGGATGAATTTTTCAATTACAGTTCCAAGTATGACAATGGCGGCGCAGAGGAAGTTGTCATAGAGTTGCCTAAGCATCTATATGAACAAGTTTCAAAAGCCGCAGAAATATGCTGGAAGGTTTTTAAGTTGAAGACTTATGCCAGAATTGATATGATAATTAGAAAGGATGAAATATATCTTCTCGAAATAAATACACTGCCGGGAATGACTGCAAACAGCTTGCTTCCAAAGAGTGCTGCAGCTTACGGCTTAAGTTTTCCTGAGCTATTGGATAAGATAATTGAGCTTTCTGTAAGCAAATAATATAACTGAGGTGCCGCATGTTCTTAAATATTGATCCCAAGAGTCATGAACCAATATATATGCAGATATATCTGCGCATTAAAGAAATGATAAATCAGGGTATGCTTCCCCATAACACAAAGCTGCCTTCCACAAGAGAATTGGCGGAGCTTATTAAGGTAAGCAGAAGCTCTGTTATATCTGCCTACGAGCTTTTAGAGACTAGGGGTTTTATATTCACAGTTAAGAGTAAGGGTACCTTTGTCAGTTATAAGGAAATAAACCACGCCGGTTACTGTAATATTCAATGGAGAAATAACATCAACAGGTATGCTATGACTGCAGAAGAACTTGATATTATGAAACAGCAGCAGATTTACAGAAAAGGCATGATATCCTTTAAGTCTATTGCCCCCGATGAGACTCTTTTTGATATAGATGAACTCAAAAGATCCTTCTTGAATCTTGTGTCCCTTGAAGAGGGAAAAATCTTTAATTATGGTTACGCAAGAGGTTATAAGCCGCTAATTGAACAGCTTATGGAATACATGACCACTAAAGGAGTTGACACTGAGGGAAAGTCTATTTTAATCACCAACGGATTTACAGAGGCCTTTGACATAATCCTCTCTTCCATAATGGAAAAAGGTGATACAATTTTGTGTGAAAATCCAACCCACAACACTGCTATAAAGCAGATGAAGCTTCATGGCCTCAATATTCTTGGTGTTAAGGTAAATAAAAATGGCATTGATATGGATTCACTCCGGGAAGCCATGATGGATAAGACAATAAAGGCTGCCTATCTTGTGCCTTCCTATCATAATCCCACAGGCATAGTAATGCCTTATGAAAAGAGAAAGGCTATTTATGAAGCATTGACAAAAGAGGGGATACCAATAATAGAAGACGGTTTTACTGAAGAACTTCAGCACCTGGGAGGTCATATGGCTCCTATAGCCGCCATCAGCGGTAAAGGGAATTCCGTGGTTTATATCGGCAGCTTTTCAAAAGTACTTTCACCTGGAATGCGGATCGGTTGGATCTTTGCTGATACTGCCCTCATCGAAGTGCTTGAAAGCGTAAAGCGCAGCAGAAATATTCATACTTCATTTTTAGACCAAGGTATACTATATCACTACATGAAGGGTCCCGGCTTTGAAAAATACATTAAACGTGTCCGTAATATTTATAGGGAAAGATATGAAAGGGCTAGAGAATATTCTGAGAAGTATATACCAAACCAATTTGTAACCGGAGACGGTGGCTTGTACCTTTTTGTTAAGCTGAAAGGCATAAACTCCAGACACCTACTCGATCACTGCAGCAAACGTGGAGTTATCTTTACCCCCGGGGACATTTTCCACACCGACGGCTCCGGAGAGGACACCTTGAGAATCGGTTTTTCCAGAACCTCCTTAGAGGATATAGAAAAGGGAATCAGAATTATTGGTGAAGAAGCAGATAGGTTGTTAAATAAATAAAATTCGCCACCAAAAATTAAACACGGAATCCACAGAGAACAATAAGGACACAGAAGGATTTCCCTTCAGTGTTCTCTGTGTCCTCTGTTTTTTTCCGTGTTTAAATATTATAGGAAGTATCCTCAGCGTAATTCCGCGTATTCATTGTCTTCCGTGATTAATATTCTGTTCTGATATCTTGCTATTGACTAAAACAATCCCCCGTTCCAGCCCCAGTTTCCATCGGATACTTCCTGGAAGATGACATAGGTACTGTCACCGGGTATAGAAAGTTCTTCTGATAAAAGTTCACATATCTTTGCAGTAAATCTATCCTTATATTTGCTGTGCTGAACACCAAAGAGCTTTACCTCTATAATGGCTCCCTTATCCATTTCCAGACCTCTAAAGTACAGGGTTTGATCATCGTTAAAGCCTACATACAGCCATTCTTCTGTTTTCCCGGGAAATATTTCGATAAGTTCTCCGATTTTTTCTTTCAGTTTTTCTTTTTCATCTCTTGTAAGTCTTTGTGAAGTTACGCAATTAATATAAGGCACATAAACCACTCCTTAAACTACTTTTTCTATGTTTTCACTTTCTATTATATTCACCAGTTCCATTAGTTTATCAATGACATAATCCGGTTTATAGCTCATCAATTCCTCCATAGAGAAGGATGAGTAAGTTACAATACAGGTGCTGGTGCCAGCATTCTTTCCACATTGAACATCATAAATGCTGTCACCTACCATTAGTGCTTCCTTTGGTGCTACCCCCAGCCTTTCACAGGCTAACAGTGCCGGTGTACCATCTGGTTTGTGCTTATCAGTGTCCTCAGGAGTGATAATCACATCCATTTCATCATAAATCTTGATGAGCTTTAAACTTCTCTCTGTCATCGGCTTTCTTTTAGAAGTTACTATTCCAAGTTTTATGCCTCTTTCCTTTAGAGCTTTTACAGCCTCCACAGTGCCTTCATAGTGCTCGGCCAATATGTCATGTTGGCTTTCATTGAAGCTTCTAAAAGCATCCATAAGTTTCTCAGCATTTTCAGGGTCTACGCTGTTCATGCTCTTTACCAGAGGTTCTCCAAAGAATCTTACGATTTTCTCCTCCTCCATTTCCATATTTAAGGCTGTCTTAAAGGCATATTTAAAAGATTCTAATATTAACCTATTTGTATTTATAAGTGTTCCGTCCAAATCAAATAAAACTGCTTTTATCAAATAATCCCATCCTTTACATTGAATTTAAAATCTCTCCAATAAATCTTGAAGGTTTAACCACTTCCTCGTTTTTACTCTCAAGAGTTATTATATGAAGATTTCTCTTAGCTCTGGTTAGAGCCACATACATCAGCCTTCTCTCCTCCTCCAGTTCTCCGAAGCTGCCCATTTCATAGCGTTCTATGCTAGACCGGGTAGGCATGATGTTATCTATTAAGTCTATCAAAAAAACATTATAAAATTCAAGTCCTTTTGATGAGTGAATAGTAGAAAGAGTAATATCACTCTTTCCTTTCTTATACTTTGCTTCCTCCATTACCTTCTCCAGTTTTTCCAGTCTTACCATAAAAGCTGCTAAGCTGTTACACCGTGCTGCTAAAGCTTTTAGGTTTGACAGTATCACTCTCAAACTATCATAGCTGTAGCCCATATTTACACAGTTTTCCTTAAGATATCTGCAATAGGCTAAATCCTTCTCCAAATAATCTATGAAGTCAACTGGTGACTTTAGCTTAAGAAAATCAAAAATTTTCTTAAGTCTTCCCAGGGCACCCTTTTGATGGCTGGAGATTTCTTTTAAAGTTTCTGCTGCAGTAAAAATATCCATGACTGAACTAGAATTGGTAAGAATATAATTAATAGTATCCTTGGATACATAGCTGTTAATCCTATAATAAATTCTACTAAAGACCTCCCTGTCACTATAGTCTAAAGTAAACATTATAAAACTGCGGATATCCTGTATGATAAAATGCTTAAAGAAGAATTTATTATAGTCCCTTATATAGAAGGAAACCCCTCTTCTGCTCAACTCATCTGCCAGCTTTATTGCAGCCATGTTGTTTCTGTAGAGAATTGCACTTTCCTTATTTTCTGCTGAAGAAATCTGACTTAAAATATAATCAACTTCTTCAATTTCATCCTTCAGCTTTACTGTTTTTACTCTATCACCGGACCGGTTTTCGGTATGAAGTTCCTTGTTAAACCTCTCTGTATTACTTTTAATAAATCGGTTAGCCAAGCCTACTATCTGTGGTGTAGACCTGAAGTTTTGCTCAATAAAGTATTTTTTTGTGTTCCCATACATTTTGTCAAACTCCAGCAAAAATTTAGGATAGGCTCCCCTAAAACTGTAAATGCTTTGATCGTCATCCGCCACCACAAAAACATTATTTTGGGGATTTGCTATAATTTCAATCAGTTTATGCTGAATTTTTGAAGTATCCTGTCCCTCATCAATTTGTATATAATTATACAAATTTCTATATCTGCTTAGGAGTTCCTCGTCCTTTTTTAAGATTTCATAGGCCAAGGTAAGCATATCATCATAGTCGATAAAATTATTGCTTCTCTTAATCTTTTCATAAGCATTAAAGATCTGTACAAAGCATTTTATATCCAGGGTATTGCTGTACTCCACTATTTCATGAGGGTTAAGCATCATGTTTTTAACATAGCCTATTGAATTACTTAAATCTTCCAGCGCATCGTCATCCATATTCTCCCCATTATGCTCCTTGAATAAAGTCCTGAGAATTTCCCGTTTTAATCCTTTATTTTCCCCTTCTTCAATTATCTTATAACTTATATTGTTCATGATGGAATACTTACGTATCAATTCATAACTGAAGGAGTGAATGGTGGAAAAGTTAGCCCCGATGGAAGTAATTTCTCTGAAAAAGTTGTAGTACCTGTTCTTCATATCCAAGGCAGAAGCTCTGCTGAAGGTTATAGAGAGAATCGATGCCGGATTGACCCTGTGATTTATAATCAGATTTGCAGTTCTTGCTAAGAGCACTGTAGTTTTACCTGCACCGGGAACTGCCAGAACCAGCGCCGGTCCATCTTTATGCAGTACTGCTGCCTTCTGCTTCTCAGTGAGTTTTATTCCACACTGCCTGTTAAGCATTTCTATGAATTTGTTTTCTTTATCCCTAAACTTTGTTTCCGAAAAATTATCCTTGAAAGTTTCAAAGCTAGACTGAGTAACTGCTTTTACAGATGTCAGCACTGCCTCACTTTTAATCATATGCTGCTTCATTTTTTCCAGCAGCTCTGCTGCTGCTCTGCGGCAGTACTCTGCTTTATCAGTTTCTGAAAGGTTCTTTATTAATGAATAGTACCGCTGTGGTACTGTAAGCTTACACAGTGCCTTTATGGTGTATTGTCTAACCTGTCCATGACTGTCACTTAAGTTCTCAATTAAAAAAGGTACAGCTCTGTTACAGCTTTCCTTATGCCTTTCTGCTAGCTTACCAATGGCTGAAGCTGCAAGTCTTTTGTCATTGGCCCTTCCCTTAGAAAGGTACATTATCAAATATTCAATTGCTTCTTTCCTACCGCTCTCCCCTAATTCATAGGGGGTCATTTTCATAAGTTTCTTCATGCTAACTCCTCAATTCTAGGTTACTCTATCTTACATTATAAAATTTACTCATTTCTCAGTCAAATCCACATATTAACTCTATAGATATTAATGATAACAGAATGAGAAGGTTTAAACATATTTTATTCAGAACTATTGCCAACTTCTTCATTGGGGTATATAATATTATTGTAAAACAAAATTGTACTACAATTTTGTTTTACAATTTCATGTGTGAGGAGGAATAGCCGTGGTTAAACTAAAAGAGTTTTTATTGATAAACTTGGGACTACTGCTTGTGGCCCTTTCCATTTACTATATTGCAGTTCCACAGAACCTAGTTACCGGAGGGGTCAGCGGCTTATCCATTGTTATAAATACTATATTTCCTGCCCTTTCTGTAGGTACTGTAATGCTTT is from Clostridium thermarum and encodes:
- a CDS encoding aminopeptidase, translated to MTDPRLSKLAKLLVNYSTKVQPGEFVFVQCDEVALPWAKEVIKEVVKAGGHAEYRLTSEQIDETVLKYSSEEQLREEKFILKNVLAKADVWLTAWGGRNTRSFTNIPGEKMKANLQGATSWRKIYSERMGDGSLRWCGTQFPTQSEAQEASMSLSDYEDFVYGAGLLDSEDPVAEWMRISAEQDRWVNYLNTKKELHIISEGTDIKVKIEGRKWINCDGRVNFPDGEIFTSPVHESINGYITFSFPSIYMGQEVEGIRLEVENGKVVKAEAKAGEELLKSLLATDEGSCYFGEMAIGTNYGIKECTKNILFDEKIGGTIHMAIGDSMPEAGGTNKSSLHWDMICDMRNGGKIYADGELFYENGQFKMEILEKYGL
- the ppaX gene encoding pyrophosphatase PpaX gives rise to the protein MIKAVLFDLDGTLINTNRLILESFKYAFKTALNMEMEEEKIVRFFGEPLVKSMNSVDPENAEKLMDAFRSFNESQHDILAEHYEGTVEAVKALKERGIKLGIVTSKRKPMTERSLKLIKIYDEMDVIITPEDTDKHKPDGTPALLACERLGVAPKEALMVGDSIYDVQCGKNAGTSTCIVTYSSFSMEELMSYKPDYVIDKLMELVNIIESENIEKVV
- a CDS encoding UvrD-helicase domain-containing protein, translating into MKKLMKMTPYELGESGRKEAIEYLIMYLSKGRANDKRLAASAIGKLAERHKESCNRAVPFLIENLSDSHGQVRQYTIKALCKLTVPQRYYSLIKNLSETDKAEYCRRAAAELLEKMKQHMIKSEAVLTSVKAVTQSSFETFKDNFSETKFRDKENKFIEMLNRQCGIKLTEKQKAAVLHKDGPALVLAVPGAGKTTVLLARTANLIINHRVNPASILSITFSRASALDMKNRYYNFFREITSIGANFSTIHSFSYELIRKYSIMNNISYKIIEEGENKGLKREILRTLFKEHNGENMDDDALEDLSNSIGYVKNMMLNPHEIVEYSNTLDIKCFVQIFNAYEKIKRSNNFIDYDDMLTLAYEILKKDEELLSRYRNLYNYIQIDEGQDTSKIQHKLIEIIANPQNNVFVVADDDQSIYSFRGAYPKFLLEFDKMYGNTKKYFIEQNFRSTPQIVGLANRFIKSNTERFNKELHTENRSGDRVKTVKLKDEIEEVDYILSQISSAENKESAILYRNNMAAIKLADELSRRGVSFYIRDYNKFFFKHFIIQDIRSFIMFTLDYSDREVFSRIYYRINSYVSKDTINYILTNSSSVMDIFTAAETLKEISSHQKGALGRLKKIFDFLKLKSPVDFIDYLEKDLAYCRYLKENCVNMGYSYDSLRVILSNLKALAARCNSLAAFMVRLEKLEKVMEEAKYKKGKSDITLSTIHSSKGLEFYNVFLIDLIDNIMPTRSSIERYEMGSFGELEEERRLMYVALTRAKRNLHIITLESKNEEVVKPSRFIGEILNSM
- a CDS encoding phenylpyruvate tautomerase MIF-related protein, yielding MPYINCVTSQRLTRDEKEKLKEKIGELIEIFPGKTEEWLYVGFNDDQTLYFRGLEMDKGAIIEVKLFGVQHSKYKDRFTAKICELLSEELSIPGDSTYVIFQEVSDGNWGWNGGLF
- the hypF gene encoding carbamoyltransferase HypF, with product MKRLFIIVKGIVQGVGFRPFIYNAALKYNLTGWVNNNSEGVYIDVEGCSDDISSFLNELKFNAPPLSKIDQIITEERPIQNYTFFSIEESERKENSITLISPDIATCKDCLEDIDDIDGRRYQYPFTNCTNCGPRFSIIKAIPYDRDKTTMKKFTMCKECNTEYKDPRDRRFHAQPNACDSCGPHLYIIDNFNNIIDISHEAENNSEYAKICWTADRLKEGYIWAIKGLTGFHLCCNAKNDEAVKLLRQRKQRPHKPFAVMMRDIATVKEYCHVSAEEETLLTGIRKPIVLLKLKETVNGEKSLSPSLAPGQNTLGVMLPYTPLHHLLFKAGVEVLIMTSANIHGLPLEYKNEEAYNHLKGIADYFLFHDRDIHIPVDDSVARIVSGKERLIRRARGYAPEPMVYEETLPILACGSNMKNTFCISKNNFLFLSQHNGDLENLETYNHYVNNIEHFKNIFLFKPEYIAADLHPEYYSTKYAQSTDLKMVQVQHHHAHIVSCLAENKVTDTVIGVAFDGTGYGTDGSIWGGEFLICDLKSFTRAGHLKQVSMPGGDKAILEPWRMAVSYLYEYSDLAPDEMANYFVPESCEIGQGKTLLKTLEKNINCVSTSSMGRFFDAVSAILKQCTKISYEGQASMELEALIPQHSVKDLYPYDIEASDTIIFNPKKIINGILLDIEDKVSSTIISVKFHNSIINATVEICDKIRDRFNINTVALSGGVFQNAYLLENVIHGLEAGGFTVYSHSLIPSNDGGVSLGQLIAANELIKGGL
- a CDS encoding PLP-dependent aminotransferase family protein codes for the protein MFLNIDPKSHEPIYMQIYLRIKEMINQGMLPHNTKLPSTRELAELIKVSRSSVISAYELLETRGFIFTVKSKGTFVSYKEINHAGYCNIQWRNNINRYAMTAEELDIMKQQQIYRKGMISFKSIAPDETLFDIDELKRSFLNLVSLEEGKIFNYGYARGYKPLIEQLMEYMTTKGVDTEGKSILITNGFTEAFDIILSSIMEKGDTILCENPTHNTAIKQMKLHGLNILGVKVNKNGIDMDSLREAMMDKTIKAAYLVPSYHNPTGIVMPYEKRKAIYEALTKEGIPIIEDGFTEELQHLGGHMAPIAAISGKGNSVVYIGSFSKVLSPGMRIGWIFADTALIEVLESVKRSRNIHTSFLDQGILYHYMKGPGFEKYIKRVRNIYRERYERAREYSEKYIPNQFVTGDGGLYLFVKLKGINSRHLLDHCSKRGVIFTPGDIFHTDGSGEDTLRIGFSRTSLEDIEKGIRIIGEEADRLLNK
- a CDS encoding ATP-grasp domain-containing protein, whose protein sequence is MYDNEVIIEKYIEGTEITCSMLDDKLLPVLVIKPKDEFFNYSSKYDNGGAEEVVIELPKHLYEQVSKAAEICWKVFKLKTYARIDMIIRKDEIYLLEINTLPGMTANSLLPKSAAAYGLSFPELLDKIIELSVSK